The genomic region CTGGGGGAACTGGTGGAGCTGGGGCATACCGAAGAACTCTTCGTTACCCCGAAAGAAAAACTGACGCAGGAATACATCACCGGGAAATTCGGGTGATCGGGGATTCTTCCCTTTCCCCCTTTTTCCTCTCTTTTTTTACTTCCCTTTGACGATTTTTTCGCTGTCGATCTCGACCACCGTATGGACGTTTCCGCGCGGATAGAAGTCGGCAACCACTTTCAAGCGCTTGGGAGCGATTTTCTGCTCGAAGACGCTGTAGATCTCGTTTGCGCTGTTTTCGTGCGAAATATGGCGGTTTCTGAACGAATTAATGTAGAGTTTGATGGCTTTGAGTTCCGCCACCCATTTGTCCGGCGTGTATTCGACGTAAATCGTCGCAAAATCGGGGTATCCGCTGCGGGGGCACAGACAGGTGAACTCGGGTAGCGTCACTTTGATTACGTAGTCGCGTTCGTGCTGATTGGGCCAAATTTCAAAATCTTTTTCCACGTCGAAATTTTCGACGATCTGTTCTCCGTATTTCATGGTCATCCTTGAATGTCTTTCGTTGTTAAAATTTTACCGAGATAATTTCCCTGACGGTAGTTGATTTTGAGCGACCGCGCAATCCGGTCGCTCTCTTCGTCCTCGATCATGGAGATCCAGGTTTTTACGCCGCACAGATGGGCGCCGAGGTTGAGCCCCTGCAAAAGGTTCTGGTGTTTTTCCTCCCGGATATGCCGACTGTAGAGGGGATCGAAACGGGCTACGTCGACGTCGAGCTCTTTGAGATAGAGCATCGTCGTGTGGTATCCCCCCAGCCGATCCAGCCCGATTTTGTAACCCGCTTTGCGGTAATGGGCGATCTGCTGGGAAAAAC from Campylobacterota bacterium harbors:
- the queF gene encoding preQ(1) synthase, producing the protein MKYGEQIVENFDVEKDFEIWPNQHERDYVIKVTLPEFTCLCPRSGYPDFATIYVEYTPDKWVAELKAIKLYINSFRNRHISHENSANEIYSVFEQKIAPKRLKVVADFYPRGNVHTVVEIDSEKIVKGK